The Vicinamibacterales bacterium genomic interval GAACATGGGAGCGATGTTCGTCAGGAACGGCGTTCCCGTGGGCTACGGCCTCGGCGCGCTCCTGTTCCATCACGGAGAGATGGCCATCAACATCTTTCCGGCGTACCGCAGCGGCGAGTCGGCGTTCCTGATCGAGGAGTTCTTCAGGCTCTTCGTGCACCACTTCGGCGTTCGCACGCTGGTGGTGAGCCGATACCAGGTAGGCGACGGCAACGACGAGGGCCTGGACTCGGGGTCGTTCTGGTTCTACTACAAGCTCGGGTTCCGGCCAGTGGACGCAGGCGTGCGCGCGCTGGCCGAGCGGCAGGCCCTCCGCATCGCCGGCGATCCCTCGTATCGCAGTTCCAGGGAGATGCTGAAGCGCCTGTCCCGGAGCGACATGTACTTCCACCTCGAGACGTCGTGGACCCACGCCCACGAGCCGATCTCACTCGCCGACCTCGGCTATGCCGTGACCAGGCACGTGGTGCGGAAGTACGCGGGGGATCGGAGGGCGGCCGTCACGGGCGCGGTTCGGACCCTGGCAAGAGTCCTGCCGCTCGGGTCGATCGCGTCGTGGACACCCGGCGAGTGTTTGGGCCTGGAGCGCCTTGCGCCGCTTGTCGAGGCCATGGGCGGCGTGGAGCGGTGGCCCACGGAGGACCGTCGGATCCTGGCCCGTGCGCTGCGGGCCAAGGGGGGCACGCGCGAACGTCGGTTCGTCCGCCTGACACAGCAGCTGCCCCGCCTGGAGGCCGGTCTGGCGCGCCTGGCGCGGAAGGAGGCCCGCGAACGGGCACGCCGTCGCTGACCGCTCGGTGGATCCGGGTTCAGCCGCGACGGACGCGGCGCAGGAGCTCGCTGGTCGAATACCCGGCCGCGAGCGTCACTCTGACGACCCGGCCGCCTCGCGCTTCGACGACGTCGCGGCCGACGATGGCGTCGGCGGCCCAGTCGGCGCCCTTGACCAGCACGTCGGGCTGGACGGCGGCGACGATCGCCTGCGGTGTGTCCTCGTCGAACACGACCACCGCGTCCACGACGGCGAGCGCCGCGAGCATCTCGGCCCGCTCGGCTTCCGGCGTGATCGGGCGGTCCGGGCCCTTGTGCTGGAGGCGAACCGAGCGATCGGAGTTGACGGCCACGAGGAGGGCGTCGCCCTCGGCACGCGCGGCGGCCAGATAGCGGGTGTGGCCGGGATGGAGCAGGTCGAACACGCCGTTCGTGAAGACGACGCGGCGGCCCTCGGCGCGGCGGTCAGCCGCCCAGGCGGCCGCGGCGGCCCGATCGGCCAGCACCGTCACCGCTCGGCGACCTCGTCCGGGCCGCTCTTGAATGCGGTCCCCGGAGCCCGGAACGTGATGTCCCCAGTGGTCTCCCACCGATGGGGCGGGCGGTAGATCCCGACGTCCTTGCGGCGCGCCTTGACTCGGATGGTGTAGAGCTGGCGATGGTAGTCGTACGGGAAGCCGTCCATCTTGTGGACGGCCACGTCGAACTTGTACGTCCCTTCGACCAGGTCCAATCGATCGATCACGAAGCGGACCTCGCCCTCGCCGCTCAGGCGATCGGGTTCCAGCTCATCGATGTTCGTGTTGGTGCCGTAGCAGCAGAACCCGTCCGCATTGAAGATCCCCACGCCGAACACGAAGTCTCGCGTGGGGTGGTGCGCGCGGTAGCCAATTCTGAGCGTGAGCGGGTCGCCGGAGTGGAAGACGTGGCTGGGCGTGCCGGCCCCGTCGGCGATCGTGACGCCGCTGATCTCCACTTCGCGGCCGCCCCAACGGCCCTCGGTCGCCTTGAACATGTCGGCTGGGGCGTCGCCCGTGTCCACCGGGTTCTGCGGCTGTTCGCCGTCGGCGGCGCCCGTGCCCGGCGAGGCTTCCGCCTGGGCAACCCTGGCAGCCTCCTCCTTCGCGAGCAGCTGCTCTTCCGCCTTCTCGATGTCCACGAGATAGGCGGTCACGACGAGCTTCGGGTCACCCTCGCCGTGCGTCTTGCCGCGGTCCAGCCACAGCGCCTGGTCGCAGAACTTCTCCACCAGGTCGAGCGAGTGCGTGACGAGCAGGATCGTCTTGTTCCGGCGCCTGAACTCGGCGAACTTGTCGAGGCACTTCACGGTGAAGCCCTGGTCCCCTACCGCGAGGACCTCGTCGACGAGCAGCACGTCGGGATCGACGTGGATCGCGACCGCGAAGCCGAGCCGCATGTACATGCCCGAGGAGTACGTCTTCACCGGAGCATCGATGAAGTCCTGCAGCTCGGCGAACTCGACGATCTCGTCGAACCGGCGCTGAACCTCCCGCTTGGACAGGCCGAGCATGATGCCGTTGATGAAGACGTTCTCGCGGCCAGAAATCTCGGGATGGAATCCGGCGCCGAGCTCGATCAGGGCCGAAATCCGGCCGTCCACCGTGACGGAGCCGGACGTGGGCCGGGTGATGCCAGCCACGCACTTCAGAAGGGTGCTCTTTCCGGAGCCGTTGCGCCCGATGACGCCGTAGGTGCAGCCCTTCGGCACCGAGAACGACACCCCCCGCAGCGCTTCGAACGTCTCGTCGGGCTGCAATTCGCTCACGAGGCTGCCGGAGAGCAGCGCCGACTTCAGCGTGGCGAACTGCTTCTTCCGCGCGTACTTGCGGTAGACCTTGGTGACGTTGACCGCTTCGATGGCGCTGGTCATGGGTGCCTCTCGCCGCTCGCCGCCGGCTCCCGGCCGCTGGTTAGACTTCCTCCGCGAACGAGTCGCGCAGGCGGTCGAACACGAAGTACCCCGCGAAGAAGACGGCCGTGGACACGACGGCCATGAGCATCAGCCACTTCCAGTGGCCGTGCGGTCCGACGTGGAACAGCACCTCCTGGTACGAGATCGCCAGGTGCGTCATCGGGTTCAGGTCGAGGACCCGGCGGTAGGCCTCGGGAGCCATCTGCATCGAGTAGATGATGGGCGTCGAGAAGAACCACAGCGTCAGGAGGTTCGCCAGGATGTCCTTGATGTCGCGGAAGTGGACCGTGAGGGCCGACAGCAGCAGCGCCAGCCCGCACGTGAACAGGAGCTGGACGAACACGATCACGGGGAACCAGAGGAGCTCGATCGGATCCAGCGGCCGCTGATAGTAGACGAGGAACGCCGCGAGAATCGGCAGGCCGAGGAAGAAGTGCATCATGTTCGCGAGGACCGAGACGATCGGCAGGACCTCGGCCGGGAACAGCACCTTCTTGATGAGGTTGCCCCCGGAGATGAGCACGTTGGCCGACTCGGTCAGCGAAGAGCTGAACCAGGTCCACGGCAGGATGCCGCAGAAGAAGAACAGGCCGTACGGCTGGATGTTCGCCGGGTGGGCGCCGGGCATGATGGTGGTGAACACGAAGGTGTACACGGCCATCAGCAGCAGCGGGTTGACGAACGACCAGAAGAAGCCGAGCACCGAGCCGCGGTAGCGCGCCTTGAGGTCGCGTACCACGAGCGTCTGGATCAGCCCGCGGTACTTCAACAGCGACGAGAGATTCGCGAGCATCTGGCCCGGCTAGTGTGCCACGGCCATCAGATGCCGCGGCGCGACTCGGCCTGGAGCTGCTGGAGCGTCCTCAGGAGCGCCACGCGGGCGCGTTCGAAGTCCATTTCGTGGGCGGTCGGCCCCAGCATCTCTTCTGCGCGGGTCATGCCCGCCTCGGCGCGCGCGACGTCGAGGTCCTCGGCGCGCTCGGCCACCTGGGCCACGACCGTCACCTTGTCCGGCAGCACCTCGACGAACCCGACCGACACCGCAAGGTAGTGCTTCTCGCCGCCCTTGCGGTACCACATCTGGCCCGTGCGGAGGGACGTGAAGAAGGGCGTGTGCCCGGGCAGGACGCCGAAGTCGCCTTCAGCCCCGGGCAGGGACA includes:
- the rfaE2 gene encoding D-glycero-beta-D-manno-heptose 1-phosphate adenylyltransferase; translated protein: MTVLADRAAAAAWAADRRAEGRRVVFTNGVFDLLHPGHTRYLAAARAEGDALLVAVNSDRSVRLQHKGPDRPITPEAERAEMLAALAVVDAVVVFDEDTPQAIVAAVQPDVLVKGADWAADAIVGRDVVEARGGRVVRVTLAAGYSTSELLRRVRRG
- a CDS encoding ABC transporter ATP-binding protein, with amino-acid sequence MTSAIEAVNVTKVYRKYARKKQFATLKSALLSGSLVSELQPDETFEALRGVSFSVPKGCTYGVIGRNGSGKSTLLKCVAGITRPTSGSVTVDGRISALIELGAGFHPEISGRENVFINGIMLGLSKREVQRRFDEIVEFAELQDFIDAPVKTYSSGMYMRLGFAVAIHVDPDVLLVDEVLAVGDQGFTVKCLDKFAEFRRRNKTILLVTHSLDLVEKFCDQALWLDRGKTHGEGDPKLVVTAYLVDIEKAEEQLLAKEEAARVAQAEASPGTGAADGEQPQNPVDTGDAPADMFKATEGRWGGREVEISGVTIADGAGTPSHVFHSGDPLTLRIGYRAHHPTRDFVFGVGIFNADGFCCYGTNTNIDELEPDRLSGEGEVRFVIDRLDLVEGTYKFDVAVHKMDGFPYDYHRQLYTIRVKARRKDVGIYRPPHRWETTGDITFRAPGTAFKSGPDEVAER
- a CDS encoding ABC transporter permease, with protein sequence MLANLSSLLKYRGLIQTLVVRDLKARYRGSVLGFFWSFVNPLLLMAVYTFVFTTIMPGAHPANIQPYGLFFFCGILPWTWFSSSLTESANVLISGGNLIKKVLFPAEVLPIVSVLANMMHFFLGLPILAAFLVYYQRPLDPIELLWFPVIVFVQLLFTCGLALLLSALTVHFRDIKDILANLLTLWFFSTPIIYSMQMAPEAYRRVLDLNPMTHLAISYQEVLFHVGPHGHWKWLMLMAVVSTAVFFAGYFVFDRLRDSFAEEV
- a CDS encoding F0F1 ATP synthase subunit epsilon; protein product: MALPTSIALNIVTPDQSFAHDVDEVSLPGAEGDFGVLPGHTPFFTSLRTGQMWYRKGGEKHYLAVSVGFVEVLPDKVTVVAQVAERAEDLDVARAEAGMTRAEEMLGPTAHEMDFERARVALLRTLQQLQAESRRGI